From one Streptomyces chromofuscus genomic stretch:
- a CDS encoding carbohydrate ABC transporter permease, with the protein MTVAVQRLRRSYQKYWYAYAMIAPVIVVLGVLVLYPLAYGFYLTLTDANSLNTARTIGVNEIEATYKFIGFDNYADILWGETAYDRFWSHFIWTIAWTAGCVALHYCIGLGLALLLNQKLRGRTFYRLIMVLPWAVPTFVTVFGWRFMLADGGIINSALETLHLPAPQWLEDTFWQRFAAIMVNTWCGVPFMMVSLLGGLQSIDSTLYEAAEMDGANAWQRFRYVTLPGLRSVSSTVVLLGVIWTFNQFAVIFLLFGTTAPDAQILVTWAYYLGFGQQPRDFAQSAAYGILLLAILIVFTSVYRRWLNRNDQQLAI; encoded by the coding sequence ATGACAGTCGCCGTCCAGCGCCTGAGGCGCAGCTACCAGAAGTACTGGTACGCCTACGCGATGATCGCCCCCGTGATCGTCGTGCTGGGCGTCCTGGTGCTGTATCCGCTGGCGTACGGGTTCTACCTGACGCTCACGGACGCCAACAGCCTCAACACGGCCCGCACGATCGGCGTCAACGAGATCGAGGCCACCTACAAGTTCATCGGCTTCGACAACTACGCCGACATCCTGTGGGGTGAGACCGCCTACGACCGGTTCTGGTCCCACTTCATCTGGACGATCGCCTGGACGGCCGGCTGTGTCGCCCTGCACTACTGCATCGGGCTGGGCCTCGCCCTGCTGCTCAACCAGAAGCTGCGCGGCCGGACCTTCTACCGGCTGATCATGGTTCTGCCGTGGGCCGTGCCCACCTTCGTCACCGTCTTCGGCTGGCGTTTCATGCTCGCCGACGGCGGCATCATCAACTCCGCCCTGGAGACCTTGCACCTGCCGGCCCCGCAGTGGCTGGAGGACACTTTCTGGCAGCGGTTCGCCGCGATCATGGTCAACACCTGGTGCGGTGTGCCGTTCATGATGGTCTCGCTGCTCGGCGGCCTGCAGTCCATCGACTCCACGCTCTACGAGGCCGCGGAGATGGACGGCGCGAACGCCTGGCAGCGCTTCCGGTACGTCACCCTGCCCGGCCTGCGGTCGGTCAGCTCCACCGTCGTCCTGCTCGGCGTGATCTGGACCTTCAACCAGTTCGCGGTGATCTTCCTGTTGTTCGGCACCACTGCGCCGGATGCGCAGATTCTCGTCACCTGGGCGTACTACCTCGGCTTCGGACAGCAGCCGCGCGACTTCGCACAGTCCGCCGCCTACGGCATCCTGCTGCTGGCCATCCTGATCGTCTTCACCTCCGTCTACCGCCGCTGGCTGAACCGCAATGACCAGCAGCTCGCGATCTGA
- a CDS encoding extracellular solute-binding protein — MRRGIAATALVASLALAATACGGGDDSGSDSSGPVTITWWDTSNATNEAPTYQALVKQFEAANKDIKVKYVNVPFDQAQNKFDTAAGSKGAPDVLRSEVGWTPAFAKKGYFLPLDGTEALAEQDKFQSSLIEQAKYEGKTYGVPFTTDTLALVYNKELFEQAGVEAPKTWDDLKKAAATIKAKTGVDGYWGSTQAYYAQSFLYGEGADTVDAEAKKVTVASPEAKKAYGTWLSLFEGKGLHKADTTADAYAHIQDAFVNGKVAAIIQGPWEITNFYKGSAFADKENLGITTVPAGSTGKAGAPTGGHNLSVYAGSDEAHQKAALKFVNFMTSAKAQETIALKNSTLPTRDDAYTAEVKADPGIAGYQGVLAAAQPRPALPEYSSLWGPLDKELPKIAGGKVSLDEGLSNAETDIAKLVPDFSK; from the coding sequence ATGCGGCGTGGCATAGCGGCCACCGCGCTGGTGGCGTCCCTCGCCCTCGCGGCGACGGCCTGCGGTGGCGGGGACGACAGCGGCAGCGACTCGAGCGGTCCGGTCACCATCACCTGGTGGGACACCTCCAACGCCACCAACGAGGCGCCGACGTACCAGGCCTTGGTCAAGCAGTTCGAGGCCGCCAACAAGGACATCAAGGTCAAGTACGTCAACGTCCCCTTCGACCAGGCGCAGAACAAGTTCGACACGGCCGCCGGCTCGAAGGGCGCCCCGGACGTGCTGCGCTCCGAGGTCGGCTGGACCCCCGCGTTCGCCAAGAAGGGCTACTTCCTGCCGCTGGACGGCACCGAGGCCCTCGCCGAGCAGGACAAGTTCCAGTCCAGCCTGATCGAGCAGGCCAAGTACGAGGGCAAGACCTACGGCGTCCCCTTCACCACGGACACCCTCGCGCTCGTCTACAACAAGGAACTGTTCGAGCAGGCCGGCGTCGAGGCCCCCAAGACCTGGGACGACCTGAAGAAGGCCGCCGCCACCATCAAGGCCAAGACCGGCGTCGACGGCTACTGGGGCTCCACCCAGGCCTACTACGCCCAGTCCTTCCTCTACGGCGAGGGCGCCGACACCGTCGACGCCGAGGCCAAGAAGGTCACCGTCGCCTCGCCCGAGGCCAAGAAGGCCTACGGCACCTGGCTGAGCCTCTTCGAGGGCAAGGGCCTGCACAAGGCCGACACCACCGCCGACGCCTACGCCCACATCCAGGACGCGTTCGTCAACGGCAAGGTCGCCGCGATCATCCAGGGTCCCTGGGAGATCACCAACTTCTACAAGGGCTCCGCGTTCGCGGACAAGGAGAACCTGGGCATCACCACCGTCCCGGCCGGCTCCACCGGCAAGGCGGGCGCCCCGACCGGCGGCCACAACCTCTCCGTGTACGCCGGCTCCGACGAGGCCCACCAGAAGGCCGCGCTGAAGTTCGTCAACTTCATGACCTCGGCGAAGGCCCAGGAGACCATCGCCCTGAAGAACTCCACGCTGCCCACCCGCGACGACGCCTACACCGCCGAGGTGAAGGCCGACCCGGGCATCGCCGGCTACCAGGGCGTCCTCGCCGCCGCCCAGCCGCGCCCGGCCCTGCCCGAGTACAGCTCCCTGTGGGGCCCGCTCGACAAGGAGCTGCCCAAGATCGCCGGTGGCAAGGTGTCCCTGGACGAGGGGCTGAGCAACGCCGAGACCGACATCGCCAAGCTGGTGCCGGACTTCAGCAAGTGA
- a CDS encoding LacI family DNA-binding transcriptional regulator: MTTRLADIAAQAGVSEATVSRVLNGKPGVAATTRQSVLAALDVLGYERPVRLRQRSAGLVGLITPELENPIFPALAQVIGQALTRQGYTPVLATQTPGGSTEDELTEMLVDRGVAGIIYVSGLHADTTADMQRYEQLRAQGVPFVLVDGFSPKVQAPFISPDDRAATTLAVTHLVSLGHTRIGLALGPKRFVPVQRKIEGFVRAVQDQLGLSRETVESELVQHSLYTLEGGQAAANALIDRDCTAVVCASDMMALGAIRAARQRGLRVPTDISVVGFDDSPLIAFTDPPLTTIRKPVPAMGQAAVRTLLEEIGGTPAPHSEFVFMPELVVRGSTASAPGDRNRP, from the coding sequence GTGACCACACGGCTTGCCGACATCGCCGCTCAGGCGGGGGTGAGCGAAGCGACCGTCAGCCGCGTCCTCAACGGGAAGCCTGGCGTCGCCGCCACCACCCGCCAGTCCGTGCTGGCCGCACTCGACGTGCTCGGCTACGAGCGCCCGGTGCGGCTGCGGCAGCGCAGCGCCGGTCTGGTGGGGCTGATCACCCCGGAGCTGGAGAACCCGATATTCCCCGCCCTGGCGCAGGTCATCGGCCAGGCGCTGACCCGGCAGGGCTACACCCCCGTGCTGGCCACCCAGACCCCGGGCGGCTCCACCGAGGACGAACTGACCGAGATGCTGGTCGACCGCGGCGTGGCCGGCATCATCTACGTCTCCGGACTGCACGCCGACACCACCGCCGACATGCAGCGCTACGAGCAGCTGCGCGCGCAGGGCGTGCCGTTCGTGCTGGTCGACGGCTTCTCCCCGAAGGTGCAGGCGCCCTTCATCTCCCCCGACGACCGGGCGGCGACGACCCTGGCGGTCACCCACCTCGTCTCCCTGGGCCACACCCGGATCGGCCTGGCCCTCGGCCCGAAACGGTTCGTCCCCGTGCAGCGCAAGATCGAGGGCTTCGTGCGGGCCGTGCAGGACCAGCTGGGCCTGAGCCGGGAGACCGTCGAGTCGGAGCTCGTCCAGCACTCGCTCTACACCCTGGAGGGCGGCCAGGCCGCCGCCAACGCCCTCATCGACCGGGACTGCACCGCGGTGGTGTGCGCCAGCGACATGATGGCCCTGGGTGCCATACGGGCGGCCCGGCAGCGGGGTCTGCGGGTGCCGACGGACATCTCGGTCGTGGGCTTCGACGACTCCCCGCTGATCGCCTTCACCGACCCGCCCCTGACCACCATCCGCAAGCCGGTCCCGGCGATGGGACAGGCGGCGGTGCGGACGTTGCTGGAGGAGATCGGCGGGACGCCCGCGCCGCACAGCGAGTTCGTGTTCATGCCGGAGCTGGTGGTGCGCGGTTCGACCGCTTCGGCCCCCGGGGACCGAAATCGTCCCTGA
- a CDS encoding phosphatase PAP2 family protein has protein sequence MGETTVTTLEGREEAVPHPVADDTGVGFLHRLRAPRRPRLWFEILLIAVSYWTYSLIRNAVPEQKAEALRNADWIWKAEQHLGIAVEQSVNHAVNSVTWLIVGMNYYYATLHFVVTLGVLVWLYRGHPGRYAATRTVLFATTGVALVGYYLYPLAPPRLMNGGRFVDTVMVHQTWGSMASGDLKNMSNQYAAMPSMHIGWSLWCGLTIFALASVPWVRLLGLLYPTLTLVVIVATANHFWLDAVGGLLCLAFGYGVARAWYGSLPHAMPRVVHRPQPLVPTQA, from the coding sequence ATGGGTGAGACGACCGTGACGACACTGGAAGGCCGCGAAGAGGCCGTTCCGCACCCCGTCGCGGACGACACGGGGGTGGGTTTTCTGCATCGGCTGCGCGCTCCGCGCCGGCCACGGCTCTGGTTCGAGATCCTGCTGATCGCGGTGAGTTACTGGACGTACTCACTGATCCGCAACGCGGTCCCGGAGCAGAAGGCCGAGGCGCTGCGCAACGCGGACTGGATCTGGAAGGCCGAGCAGCACCTGGGCATCGCCGTGGAGCAGTCCGTCAACCATGCCGTCAACTCGGTGACTTGGCTCATCGTCGGCATGAACTACTACTACGCGACCCTGCACTTCGTGGTGACGCTGGGTGTGCTGGTGTGGCTCTACCGCGGCCATCCCGGCCGCTACGCGGCGACCCGCACGGTGCTGTTCGCGACGACGGGCGTGGCGCTGGTCGGTTACTACCTGTATCCCCTCGCCCCGCCCCGGTTGATGAACGGCGGCCGCTTCGTCGACACGGTCATGGTGCACCAGACGTGGGGCTCGATGGCCTCCGGCGACCTGAAGAACATGTCCAACCAGTACGCCGCGATGCCGTCCATGCACATCGGCTGGTCGCTGTGGTGCGGCTTGACGATCTTCGCGCTGGCGAGCGTTCCGTGGGTGAGGCTGCTCGGCCTGCTCTACCCGACGCTCACCCTCGTCGTCATCGTCGCGACGGCCAACCACTTCTGGCTGGACGCGGTCGGCGGTCTGCTCTGCCTCGCCTTCGGCTACGGGGTGGCGCGCGCGTGGTACGGATCGCTGCCGCACGCGATGCCGCGCGTGGTCCACAGGCCACAGCCGCTGGTCCCGACACAGGCGTAG